In Phoenix dactylifera cultivar Barhee BC4 chromosome 1, palm_55x_up_171113_PBpolish2nd_filt_p, whole genome shotgun sequence, the genomic stretch CTAACATTCTCAAAAACCCTGCCGATAACTAGTGGAAACCATGGTGCCACCAATGAGGCACACCAAGATGCCCCTTTCCCTGCTGCCGAGGCAAGGGCTTTAACAACTACTGGAATTCATGGTTCAAGAATTTGATCATCTaggttgtgtgtgtgtgtgtgtgtgtgtgagagagagagagagagagagatgtatgCAAGAATGcaacaaaaatatttaaaattgtaAGAGAAATTGGCAAAAGCTCAATGTATTACCTTGCTCTCTCAAATCACTCTATATTTACATTGTAAGGAAGTAAATATATAAACAAATCCCCAGTACATAAAGTTTCAACTTTCATGGAAGACCTCATACTCTATTCAACTTATTTTGATAACAAAGCATTCTCAAATTCCTGCTGCATGTTAAACACAATAATatgtaaagagaaaaaatgACATGAATCAGATACGTTTAGACAAATGGACATTGTTCGATAAGAGGTATTTCCAATTTATATGCACCGGCAGACTCGAGTTACAATGATGTCAGCTTCATGAAACTGGAACCAGCCGAGCGGTCTGCATCAGATAGATGGGGTCTTAAATGGTTAGCAGCATAACAAACTGAGGTTCCATTTGGAACATCTCTGAGTGGCTCGCATGATTCTGGAGAAACCAAGTTTGAGTAGCCCTGAATGTATGAACACTGCCATGGAGGATCGGTTGTTACATTGAGGAAGACATTATACAAGCAAATGCTGCTGAAATTGTCACCCATAATACCCTCCAGAAGGCCAGCAATGCTGATATTGACTCCCACGATGTCTTTGATAGTGATCCTATTTATGATAGGAAGGGCATTCTCATCATACTTATCATCTGGATGCTCACCATACTGACCTGTGATCCTGATCGCTATCTTCACATCGGTCAGGGTCACGTCAGAGATGTATATGTTCCGAACATACCCACCACGTCCTGGAGATGTTTTCAGTCTGATGCCATGCAAGGAATTAAAGATGTGAATGCCCTCTGCCTGGACTTCTGATATGCCACCTGACATCTCACTTCCAAAGGCAATGCCTGCTCCTGACCTTGTTTCCCCTGCAAGTCCGCGGATGCTGATGTTGGAGCTAGGATGAGCAAAGGAGATGCCATACTCATCCCACCCGCTCTTGATGACAATGAGATCATCACCTGTGCTGATATAACAATCTTCGATGCAGACGTTGGTGGACGAGTCTGGATGCATTTGGAGAAAGTATTAGCAAGTATTGAGGCAAGGAGACTTTCACTCAGTTTCAGATGAGGGTAAGTATAATGTTAATGGAAATGGCTAAATCATGAGGTTGATAGAAGAATATAagacatattttgttcttactTACATAGAATTTTGTAAGGATCTCCAGTCAAAAACTAAATGGAGCTGTGTAAAGTTAAATTCTGGAACTTGCAAAAGCCATTATTAGGTATCTCGAGACCACATGTTCTAAAATTTACCCACAAGAAAGGGAGAAATCATCATAAGCATTAAGCCATAAGGTTTCCTGTAGTGCTGAGTTCAAGCTATGAGGCCCTACAGTGTTCCATTCTCAGATGATTTACACAGTTAAAGAAGCATGCCTTGCTTAAAAATTGGGGTTTGGCAAGAGATTTAGTCATCCAAGAATGCTCACAGAAATAAAATGTTGGAGTTAGAAACTCAAACTGTTTATGAGTGCTATGCACCAGTTGCAATTTCTGATAGTTCATTCCGACTGTCAATGATAAGCCACCAGGAGAATTGAAAGTAATCTTTCTTAGCATCAGAAATAAAACCAGCAATTGTTTTTATACGTTACAAAATCCCTCAAAAGAGCCTCTGCAAATGATGCTTTAATGTTGATTGCCCATCCTAGCTTCTCTACACTGTCAGGATTTCTCAAACAATATAAGATATCATGGATTTTGTTTTCTgaaaatctgaaaattatagagAATGGGAAATAAATGTGTTCTCAGAATCAGCTATCCTGATTTGATTCTTCTACATACAGTTTCAGTCtaggtatattttttttatccctTCTATTGcgaaaatgaagaagaagaaaagtagCTCTTGAATCAGAAGTAAATATGGTTTCTTGGACCAGGTTTGTATGATTCAAGCTGCTTGCCATCTAGAGGTTTCAGAAGCAATCATCAGGTATGTTTTCTTGAGGCACTAAGTATACATAGTAACGTACATTCAAGCAGTTGATAGCAATGTTAAATCAAACCTACAGTATGTGCAAAGCACAGTAACTGGGAAACCAAGAATCATCGTGAACATAATtatcctttttttccttccatTCTGCATGCATTTGTGTGAAAAAAAATGAGATTTATGATACTCCAAGGATCATCATCTGCATATCACATTTGTATATAATTCAGTCATGTTTTAAAATTGTTGAGGTTTATTCTTATGAACCTTCACTCTAAGGTAAGATGAGTTCTTGTTTATTTCTAAAGCCAAGCAGCTTTTATGCAACTGATATCAGTGAGCCATATTTACATGCAGCATCAAACTTACAGCCGCTTCAACCAAACagagatttttttgttttttaagctAGCAGAATAACAATCTTTGATTCATATTTCTGGATTGTGGAACTACTTGCATTTAAACCAATCATTTCATTTCTTTAATGCTTACCGAATTTCTGTTCAACACTATCTTAAATATGTAATTAGTTTGGTCGCTAGAACTGGAACAATTAGGTTGCAAACATTAATACAAATATATCATTCTCCTACTCCATGGACCCATTCAAAATTGGATTTCTAAGCAGGTGATTCACTTATTTTATTCAGCTTAGAGCACAAATGGAAGTATTGCAACCAGGTCAATGAAATGCTAACCTAATAATCATTTTGAAGTTTGCATAACTGATTATGAAGAATTCCATATATGTCATCTCAAGATAAGTATTTTATTTTACAAACAATTCataaaacaatataaataaccctaGTATCACTATTAAGGTCAGTGCAATTCTCATTCAAAGATAAATTCTCCAAAATGGAAGTGTCCAAAACCCAGCACAATGAAACAAAGAAGAAGCTAATGGAAAATAATTTACTATAAGAGCATGGTATGCTATCAGATGTTTGGCAGGGGTAAATCCTTTTTAtaatatctttttttctttttggacatTGGTTAATGGATATAGATCAACAAAATTTCTGGTAGAATGTCTAGTATTGATGGTAAAGCATTTGTCTTCCTTGATTACGCGAGGAAGGTTTGCAAATAAATGAAGTCATAAGGCATCACAAGAAATTCAAGCATATAAAATTGTTTGGCTTACCTGGATCAATCCCATCAGTGTTTGGTGAATCGAGCGGCGCAAGGATTGTGACATTCTGGACGAGCACTTGGCTGTTCATCCAGCAAAAACAGTCTCAAGTCTGCCCTAGCACATTAAACTCCACTCGTGCATCAATTTATAGAGCTAACAAGAGAGGCAATAAATCCTAGGAGGGACAAACCTGCAGTAAATGGGGTGGATAGCCCAAAATGGTGAATTTTTGAATGTTAAATTTGAGATAACCACCTCGGTTGAGTACATCAGCTCAATAAGATGGGGCCGCGTATAATTTAGAGTGTGGTTCTGAAACCAGTCCCACCAAACAATGCCTTGTCCATCAATGGTCCCATTGTCACCTGGAAATTCAAAATTGATATCGCAAATTATTCTTGGAGGGGCTCAAGTGTCTGCTTCTTGAGCTAGAATTCAATTTATGTGCAAAAAATAGTGATGCATTGATTTAGCCACTAAAAaga encodes the following:
- the LOC103720123 gene encoding probable polygalacturonase produces the protein MRRSKVLLGVLLVLATISESPWAAASSSYCKQMGSRTFRPHSVTITEFGAVGDGVTLNTKAFQNAIFYLHSFADKGGAQLFVPAGRWLTGSFSLISHLTLSLDNDAEIIGSMDSSEWPVIDPLPSYGRGRELPGGRHQSLIHGSNLTDVIITGDNGTIDGQGIVWWDWFQNHTLNYTRPHLIELMYSTEVVISNLTFKNSPFWAIHPIYCSQVLVQNVTILAPLDSPNTDGIDPDSSTNVCIEDCYISTGDDLIVIKSGWDEYGISFAHPSSNISIRGLAGETRSGAGIAFGSEMSGGISEVQAEGIHIFNSLHGIRLKTSPGRGGYVRNIYISDVTLTDVKIAIRITGQYGEHPDDKYDENALPIINRITIKDIVGVNISIAGLLEGIMGDNFSSICLYNVFLNVTTDPPWQCSYIQGYSNLVSPESCEPLRDVPNGTSVCYAANHLRPHLSDADRSAGSSFMKLTSL